TTTACTTAATATTTTTTATGTTTTGGAACTTCGAACATATCAAGTTTCTAGAAAATTTGTCTAGCACGCCAAAAAAATGTAGTTTTTTCTGATTCTGATAATAAAATTAAATCTAGGAATTTCATCACATACACCCGCAATATTTTTTTCATAATTTTAACATTTTAATAAAATTTTAAAAAGAAAAATTAATAAAATTTTTTATGTTTTGTCGTTGGTTATAGGTATTAAATAAAACTACCTAAATCAAAAAAACTATGAACCTCTTGCATGTAATTAATCTTTCAGTATTTCAAATTAAAGCTAAAAAATAATAAATAACATCTCATTTATTAAAAAATCGAGACATTTTTTCTTGGCTTTAATAGTAATTATGTTTTTTTAATCTTTAAAAGTGTGAAGAAATTACCTTTTGTTGAAAAACTAAAAAATTAAATTTTTTTTGCTAATTTATCATAGAATTTTCGTATTAACTTAAAAATGTTTTCTTACAAATTATTAGCTAATTTTTTAACAATTTATAGGAAAAAATGAAATTTATGGTATAATTTCTTATCAAAGGAAAAATTATGCCAAAATATATTTTTGTCAGCGGTGGAGTTTTATCCGGGATTGGCAAAGGTGTTTCAGTTGCTTCAGTTGCTAATTTATTAAAAAATTGCGGCTATTCGGTTTATATTTTAAAACTGGATCCATATTTAAATGTTGATCCAGGAGTTTTATCACCTTATGAACATGGTGAAGTTTTTGTAACCGCTGATGGTGGCGAAACTGATTTAGATTTAGGGCATTACGAGCGATTTGTTGGTCAAAATTTTTCAAAAGATTCAAATCACACAAGTGGTAAAATTTTACTTTCAATTATTAAAAAAGAAAGAAAAGGTTTTTATCAAGGAAAAACTGTCCAAATAATTCCGCATGTAATTGATGAAATTATTTCACGAATCAAAAGTGTTGGCAATAAATACCAAACTGATTTTATTTTAGTTGAAATTGGTGGGACTGTTGGTGATATGGAATCAAATCCGTTTTTCTTTGCTGCCTCACAGATGGCCGCTGAGTCAAATTTTAAAAATGTGTTTTTTATTCACACAACTTACATTCCTTTTTTAAATGCTTCTAATGAATTTAAAACTAAACCGGCTCAGTTTTCTATATCTGAATTAAATTCACGCGGAATTCGGGCAAATTCCATTTTTTTACGTCTTGAACATGATCAAATTGATGATCATGTTGCAAAAAAAGTTGCAAAAAGCGCCTTTTTGCCATTAGAAAATGTTATTGTTATTCCGAATCTTAAAAATATCTACCAACTTCCGTTGTTATTAGAAAAAAGTAACCTATTAAATGCTATTTTTTCCCATTTTGAATTAGAACATAGACAACCTAAATTAGACAAATGGAGAGATTTTACTAATTTATTATTAAAAAAATGAGATAAAACAATAAAAATAGGTGCGCTTGGAAAATACACACAATTTTTAGATGCTTATAAGTCAATTTTGGAAGCACTAAAAATAACAGCCGCCTACCAAAAAATAAATTTAGAATTAGAATTTATTAATACCGCTGATCTAAACTTTTCAACTAGTCAGTT
Above is a window of Mesomycoplasma ovipneumoniae DNA encoding:
- a CDS encoding CTP synthase, which codes for MPKYIFVSGGVLSGIGKGVSVASVANLLKNCGYSVYILKLDPYLNVDPGVLSPYEHGEVFVTADGGETDLDLGHYERFVGQNFSKDSNHTSGKILLSIIKKERKGFYQGKTVQIIPHVIDEIISRIKSVGNKYQTDFILVEIGGTVGDMESNPFFFAASQMAAESNFKNVFFIHTTYIPFLNASNEFKTKPAQFSISELNSRGIRANSIFLRLEHDQIDDHVAKKVAKSAFLPLENVIVIPNLKNIYQLPLLLEKSNLLNAIFSHFELEHRQPKLDKWRDFTNLLLKKWDKTIKIGALGKYTQFLDAYKSILEALKITAAYQKINLELEFINTADLNFSTSQLKNFDGIIILPGFGFRGFENKVESAIFTYQNNIPTIGICLGMQAMTVAIARLNGIKNAHSAEFLAEKPNQTSVLDYNKIDGSKLQIGGTLRLGEYKVVFAQNSKIAQIYGTSFAYERHRHRFEVVQKYVDQLENSDFSFTGRDSVSNLIEVCESKSHIFYIGVQYHPEFVTRPLESHPLFNSFFETIIKNKC